A window of the Fibrobacter sp. UWH6 genome harbors these coding sequences:
- a CDS encoding PD40 domain-containing protein → MKKLVGSVALFSATVMAAGFYGNQSDIKWKTAGTQHFQFHYPAEYTDHAAKASAYAEAVYDSVVGRYHDLPGRVNVTLNNALYSNGSAIPSENALNLWLTNWDFKVRSSHGWLTDVVTHEFSHLVSIESGSKFNPHVYGLQLSYTDYYNERTTSDFASLLPFTLQPLWLAEGTAQYESSRMGFDGWDTHRDMLLRVAALNDSLLSLEYMHDFSDNSLFAELGPYTQGFALVRYIDKHYGEDAVPKIWENLSKYQRMTLDGAIRNVLGISEQELYDAWKKEITEAYTAQKDSLGKLVEGTKLTEDAFWNDFPIVAGKHLYGVSNFGGAWFDGGLFKMPLEEEKDSTEANKDSSAVDTANVKVEIGEVDIEGADSTIDISDFAKTGFKLKKAWLDKGIDVYEDSIRGPMLAYVTYQNRDKDGHAHFDIAVADTNKNEITVSYLTDAVYPAIDPQGTTIAFVRREPYSTRFVLSKVSFPKDLKDYETEEPVDLYVPDSSLRYYNIYSPKFSPDGKKIAFGFFDNETRGIALLDSDGKNFKIISNTKFDERDVNWLNNEKIVFSSNRNGIFNLIEKNINTGVEHALTNVVGGAFTPTLAGDTLYYTNYDKDGFSLYKLAYSIFVPASSDTTVSVTQRDSTIQIADTTWSVCNADTTSGDTALTDSTVADSVAPCTPQPSIVLRDSIIKIADTTRTITSHEGSKEIVLKGAPLQRVVKAIDFQELEFAGIEEDYKPIPSVPLFVPMVAFSENAPDLTVFGDGQVKAKAGLAVLLNDPLKKNTIQMGLLLEIGSGFDYINGSGLNPRQEKEFFISWENRSTPIDLSLAYSYANYTSMDTIRYEDPRAYGDSIGTTHYAVPMQSVMGAAGYSIFKTIDTLQFALSYDWANFNLYEDNFDWTYQKRVTALFALGLYGDHSEGGTGIDGQGNGLFLYYQTSNSDLYRPGTFSESFTVDASGKITPKYRNFTLNQVGIDLYGSLQSPWTGARLAAGGKINGVFKWHTDTKEDTLDTYYYLPLFLEGYPYLRSSEDYTLAGTRTAMAEVHYLFPIYSDWRKSAWIFSTRDFYFDLFAQIGAAWNGRWFDPHKMTKGKFWDRDVGLSFRWSNKLFYSIPLDISLTFARGLSRIGEDENLEGGRKLNPIDLPIIPECIAPTRIKFAVGMGFLNTWQ, encoded by the coding sequence GTGAAAAAGCTGGTAGGTTCCGTAGCCCTCTTTTCGGCGACGGTCATGGCCGCAGGTTTTTACGGCAACCAGAGCGATATCAAATGGAAGACTGCAGGAACACAGCACTTCCAATTCCATTATCCCGCAGAATACACCGATCACGCGGCCAAGGCTTCGGCTTACGCCGAGGCTGTCTACGACAGCGTCGTCGGTCGTTACCACGACCTGCCCGGCCGCGTCAACGTCACACTGAACAACGCCCTCTACAGTAACGGCAGCGCCATCCCCAGCGAAAACGCACTGAACCTGTGGCTCACCAACTGGGACTTTAAGGTTCGCAGTTCCCATGGCTGGCTCACCGACGTGGTGACCCACGAATTCAGCCACCTGGTCAGTATCGAAAGCGGAAGCAAGTTTAACCCCCACGTATACGGCCTTCAGCTCAGCTACACCGACTATTACAACGAACGCACCACCAGCGATTTCGCCAGCCTGCTGCCCTTCACCCTGCAGCCCCTCTGGCTTGCCGAAGGTACGGCACAATATGAATCCAGCCGCATGGGCTTTGACGGATGGGACACCCACCGTGACATGCTCCTCCGCGTGGCCGCCCTGAACGACAGTCTGCTCAGCCTGGAATACATGCACGACTTTTCGGACAATTCCCTCTTTGCGGAATTGGGCCCCTACACTCAGGGATTCGCCCTGGTCCGCTACATCGACAAGCATTACGGTGAAGACGCAGTCCCAAAAATCTGGGAAAACCTTTCTAAATACCAGCGCATGACCCTGGATGGTGCCATCAGAAACGTTCTTGGCATTAGCGAGCAGGAACTTTACGACGCCTGGAAAAAGGAAATCACAGAAGCTTACACCGCGCAGAAAGACTCCCTGGGAAAACTGGTCGAAGGCACCAAGCTTACCGAAGACGCTTTCTGGAATGACTTTCCCATCGTAGCAGGCAAGCACCTCTACGGCGTTTCCAACTTTGGCGGCGCATGGTTTGATGGCGGCCTGTTCAAGATGCCTCTCGAAGAGGAAAAGGACAGCACCGAAGCAAACAAGGATAGTTCCGCCGTAGATACCGCCAACGTAAAAGTGGAAATTGGAGAAGTGGACATCGAAGGCGCAGACAGCACCATCGACATATCCGATTTCGCAAAGACAGGATTCAAACTGAAAAAGGCATGGCTGGATAAGGGCATCGACGTCTACGAAGATTCCATCCGCGGACCTATGCTAGCCTACGTCACCTACCAGAACCGCGACAAGGATGGCCACGCCCATTTCGACATCGCCGTTGCCGACACCAACAAGAATGAAATCACGGTATCCTACCTGACAGATGCAGTATATCCTGCAATCGATCCTCAAGGTACAACCATCGCTTTTGTCCGTCGCGAACCCTACAGCACACGCTTCGTCCTGAGTAAGGTTTCCTTCCCCAAGGATCTTAAGGATTACGAAACGGAAGAACCAGTAGACTTGTACGTTCCTGATTCCAGCCTCCGGTACTATAACATCTATAGTCCGAAATTCAGCCCCGACGGAAAGAAGATTGCTTTCGGCTTCTTCGATAACGAAACCCGCGGCATCGCCCTGCTGGACTCCGACGGAAAGAACTTCAAGATTATCAGTAACACGAAATTTGACGAACGTGACGTAAACTGGCTGAACAACGAAAAGATTGTCTTCTCCAGCAACAGAAACGGAATCTTCAACCTTATAGAGAAGAACATCAATACCGGCGTAGAGCACGCCCTGACCAACGTAGTTGGTGGCGCATTCACTCCGACCCTGGCAGGGGATACACTGTACTATACCAACTACGACAAGGACGGATTCTCCCTGTATAAGTTGGCCTACAGCATTTTTGTTCCCGCTTCTTCAGACACAACAGTTAGCGTTACCCAACGAGATTCCACCATCCAGATTGCAGATACAACCTGGAGCGTCTGCAACGCTGACACAACAAGTGGCGACACCGCCCTCACCGATTCCACCGTCGCAGACTCCGTGGCACCCTGCACACCGCAGCCCTCCATCGTCCTCCGCGACTCCATCATAAAAATCGCAGACACCACCAGAACCATTACCTCCCACGAAGGTTCCAAGGAAATTGTTCTCAAGGGAGCCCCCTTACAGCGCGTGGTCAAGGCAATTGATTTCCAGGAATTGGAATTTGCAGGCATCGAAGAAGACTATAAGCCAATTCCGTCAGTTCCCCTGTTTGTTCCCATGGTAGCCTTCTCGGAAAACGCTCCGGACCTAACAGTCTTTGGAGACGGCCAAGTCAAGGCCAAGGCCGGTCTGGCAGTACTTCTCAATGACCCCCTCAAGAAGAACACCATCCAGATGGGACTCTTGCTGGAAATAGGTTCCGGCTTTGACTACATCAACGGAAGCGGTCTAAACCCCAGGCAAGAAAAGGAATTCTTCATTTCCTGGGAAAACCGCAGCACACCCATTGATTTGAGTCTCGCCTACTCCTACGCCAACTACACCAGCATGGACACCATCCGCTACGAAGATCCTCGAGCCTATGGAGATTCAATCGGCACCACCCATTATGCAGTCCCCATGCAATCCGTTATGGGTGCCGCAGGCTACAGCATTTTCAAGACCATCGACACGTTGCAATTCGCCCTCAGTTACGACTGGGCCAACTTCAACCTTTACGAAGACAACTTTGACTGGACTTACCAAAAGCGCGTTACCGCCTTATTCGCCCTTGGCCTCTATGGCGACCATAGCGAAGGCGGCACCGGAATTGACGGACAAGGCAACGGTCTGTTCCTTTACTATCAGACGTCCAACTCGGATTTGTATCGTCCGGGAACATTCTCCGAAAGCTTTACCGTCGACGCCTCTGGCAAGATTACCCCCAAGTACAGGAACTTCACCCTGAACCAGGTGGGCATCGATCTCTACGGAAGTCTGCAGAGTCCCTGGACGGGAGCCCGCCTTGCAGCAGGCGGAAAAATCAACGGGGTCTTCAAATGGCATACCGACACCAAGGAAGACACCCTGGACACCTACTATTATCTCCCGCTATTCCTGGAAGGTTACCCCTACCTCCGCAGTTCCGAAGACTATACCCTGGCTGGCACCAGAACCGCCATGGCCGAAGTCCACTACCTGTTCCCCATCTACAGCGACTGGCGCAAGTCTGCATGGATCTTCAGCACCCGCGATTTCTACTTCGACTTGTTCGCCCAGATTGGTGCAGCATGGAACGGCAGATGGTTCGATCCTCACAAAATGACCAAGGGCAAATTCTGGGATCGCGACGTAGGCCTGAGTTTCCGCTGGAGCAACAAGCTGTTCTATAGCATACCCCTGGATATCAGCCTGACATTCGCCCGCGGCCTCAGTCGCATCGGTGAAGACGAAAATCTAGAGGGAGGCCGCAAGCTGAATCCTATCGACTTGCCCATCATTCCCGAATGCATCGCCCCCACCCGAATCAAGTTTGCGGTTGGCATGGGCTTCCTCAACACTTGGCAGTAG
- a CDS encoding class I SAM-dependent RNA methyltransferase — MANFRRKTESRETRFYELRIEKMVQGGDGMARLPDGRICFVQGALPGELCKVLLTFSKKDFTRGKAIEIIEESPDRVKPFCPHYGKCGGCSLQHLDASRQIEYMERVERENFKRLAHTELPADFRIHFGKPWGYRNRARVVYCGDRGKGERGAFGFRGQESNDVVPFKKCPVLTPALNEFLNGAGRELCAANRDARELNIFDNGAGEVSYFYRGMPKSDFEKNAVSVVDICGKKIESDASVFFQSNLGLLPELVESVRKAVEAGIASGESSDEWLIDLFSGVGFFAALLQDKFKRVTTVEREDGCLKHAKVNLAGTANCENVSAPAEDWLANHVVDVPATLIVDPPRTGLPKEALEAIIASSVNRLIYVSCDPVTLARDYAKFAVAGFSLKQAEGFAFYPQTPHMEMMFVLSR; from the coding sequence ATGGCTAATTTCCGTAGAAAAACAGAATCCCGCGAAACCCGCTTTTATGAACTGCGGATCGAAAAAATGGTTCAGGGTGGCGATGGCATGGCCCGTTTGCCCGATGGCCGAATTTGCTTTGTGCAGGGAGCCCTGCCTGGGGAATTGTGCAAGGTTCTGCTAACCTTTTCCAAGAAAGATTTTACCCGCGGAAAGGCTATCGAAATCATAGAGGAATCTCCAGATCGCGTAAAGCCGTTTTGCCCCCATTATGGTAAGTGCGGCGGATGTAGCCTGCAGCACCTGGATGCATCAAGGCAGATTGAATATATGGAACGTGTGGAACGGGAAAACTTTAAGCGCCTGGCTCATACGGAACTGCCTGCCGATTTTAGAATTCACTTTGGTAAACCTTGGGGATATCGCAATCGTGCCCGCGTAGTTTATTGCGGCGACCGCGGCAAGGGCGAAAGAGGAGCTTTCGGTTTCCGCGGTCAGGAAAGCAACGATGTGGTGCCTTTCAAGAAGTGCCCTGTACTGACACCTGCCCTGAATGAATTCCTGAACGGTGCCGGCCGGGAACTTTGTGCCGCTAACCGCGATGCCCGCGAACTGAACATCTTTGATAACGGTGCGGGCGAAGTCAGCTATTTCTATCGCGGTATGCCCAAGTCCGATTTTGAAAAGAATGCGGTCAGCGTGGTGGATATTTGCGGCAAGAAAATCGAGTCCGATGCGTCGGTGTTTTTCCAGAGTAATTTAGGATTGTTGCCGGAACTGGTGGAAAGCGTTCGTAAGGCTGTGGAGGCTGGTATCGCCTCCGGAGAATCCAGCGATGAATGGCTGATTGACCTGTTCAGCGGCGTAGGCTTCTTTGCCGCCCTTTTGCAGGACAAGTTTAAACGCGTGACGACGGTGGAACGTGAAGACGGTTGCCTTAAGCATGCCAAGGTGAATCTGGCGGGTACCGCCAACTGCGAAAATGTTTCTGCCCCTGCCGAAGATTGGCTGGCCAACCATGTGGTGGATGTTCCTGCTACGCTTATTGTGGACCCTCCTAGAACAGGACTTCCCAAGGAGGCGCTGGAGGCCATTATTGCCAGTTCCGTAAACCGTCTGATTTATGTTTCCTGCGACCCCGTCACCTTAGCCCGTGATTATGCCAAGTTTGCTGTGGCAGGGTTCAGCTTGAAGCAGGCGGAAGGTTTTGCCTTCTACCCACAGACTCCCCATATGGAAATGATGTTTGTACTGTCCCGCTAA
- a CDS encoding ABC transporter ATP-binding protein, which translates to MSESANGIPSSIPALEVDGLTVKFPIRGGVLSKVQSYFTAVDHVSFTLPQGKILSIVGESGCGKSTLVKALVGLNPIASGSFKVFGQEGGRAAGGKGLRISDVMQMVFQDPFSSLNPRQTVSEILTAPVVARGASFEEAEKRARELLDRVSIPNGALDKFPHEFSGGQRQRLCIARSLMVQPKILLCDEVTSALDVSVQAQILHLLNDLRNDLGLSIVFISHDMQVVRALSDEVLVMYFGKVVERGDADVVLTNPQDDYTKKLLASVPTIKRT; encoded by the coding sequence ATGTCTGAATCTGCTAATGGAATCCCGTCTTCTATCCCCGCCCTGGAGGTGGATGGCCTGACTGTAAAGTTCCCCATTCGCGGGGGCGTTCTGAGCAAGGTCCAGAGCTACTTTACGGCTGTGGATCATGTCAGCTTTACCTTACCCCAGGGAAAGATCCTTTCTATTGTGGGGGAGTCGGGCTGTGGAAAGTCTACCCTTGTAAAGGCCCTTGTGGGCCTGAATCCCATTGCTTCCGGAAGTTTCAAGGTCTTTGGCCAGGAAGGGGGCCGTGCCGCAGGTGGCAAGGGACTCCGCATTTCGGACGTGATGCAGATGGTTTTCCAGGATCCCTTTAGCAGTCTCAATCCGAGGCAGACCGTTTCTGAAATTTTGACCGCGCCGGTGGTGGCTCGGGGAGCATCCTTTGAAGAAGCCGAGAAGCGGGCTCGTGAACTGTTAGACCGCGTGTCGATTCCCAATGGAGCCCTGGACAAGTTCCCTCATGAATTTTCCGGTGGCCAGCGACAGCGCCTGTGCATCGCCCGCAGTCTGATGGTGCAGCCTAAAATTTTGCTTTGCGACGAAGTGACAAGCGCCCTTGACGTTTCTGTGCAGGCGCAGATTCTGCATTTGTTGAATGACCTGCGAAATGACCTGGGGCTTTCCATTGTGTTCATCAGTCATGATATGCAGGTGGTCCGTGCGTTAAGTGACGAAGTCCTGGTCATGTACTTTGGCAAGGTGGTTGAACGTGGCGACGCCGACGTTGTCTTGACCAATCCCCAGGATGATTATACGAAAAAATTGCTGGCTAGTGTGCCTACCATCAAGCGAACCTAG
- the xseB gene encoding exodeoxyribonuclease VII small subunit, which yields MSEENFEYKNAMDRLESILERIDNSEMEIDELAGQVQEATELLRKCRQILLKTEQNVQEALASLDGEVEK from the coding sequence ATGAGTGAAGAAAATTTTGAGTACAAAAATGCCATGGATCGTCTGGAGTCCATTTTGGAACGGATTGACAATTCCGAAATGGAAATTGACGAATTGGCTGGCCAGGTTCAGGAAGCGACAGAACTGTTGCGCAAGTGCCGCCAGATTCTCCTGAAAACCGAACAAAATGTACAAGAGGCTTTGGCTAGCCTCGATGGCGAAGTGGAAAAATAA